The following coding sequences are from one Ochotona princeps isolate mOchPri1 chromosome 8, mOchPri1.hap1, whole genome shotgun sequence window:
- the CIAO1 gene encoding probable cytosolic iron-sulfur protein assembly protein CIAO1, whose translation MKDSLVLLSRVSAHPDSRCWFLAWNPTGTLLASCGGDRRIRIWGTEGDSWICKSVLSEGHQRTVRKVAWSPCGNYLASASFDATTCIWKKTQDDFECVTTLEGHENEVKSVAWAPSGNLLATCSRDKSVWVWEVDEEDEYECVSVLNSHTQDVKHVVWHPSQELLASASYDDTVKLYREEEDDWVCCATLEGHESTVWSVAFDPSGQRLASCSDDRTVRIWRQYLPGNEQGLVCSSSAPTWKCVCTLSGFHSRAIYDIAWCQLTGALATACGDDAIRVFEEDPSSDPQQPTFSLTAHLRQAHSQDVNCVAWNPKERGLLASCSDDGEVAFWKYQQPEAL comes from the exons ATGAAGGATTCGCTGGTGCTGCTGAGCCGCGTCTCGGCGCACCCGGACTCTCGCTGCTGGTTCTTGGCTTGGAACCCCACGGGGACGCTGCTGGCCTCGTGCGGTGGCGACCGGAGAATCCGCATCTGGGGCACCGAAG GTGACAGCTGGATCTGCAAGTCTGTCCTTTCCGAGGGCCACCAGCGCACCGTGCGGAAGGTGGCCTGGTCACCCTGTGGGAACTACCTGGCCTCCGCCAGCTTTGATGCCACCACTTGCATCTGGAAGAAGACCCAGGATGACTTTGAG TGTGTCACCACACTAGAGGGCCACGAAAATGAGGTCAAGTCCGTGGCTTGGGCCCCATCTGGCAACCTCCTGGCCACCTGTAGCCGAGATAAGAGTGTATGGGTTTGGGAAG TTGATGAAGAGGATGAGTACGAATGCGTCAGTGTTCTCAACTCCCACACGCAGGATGTCAAGCATGTGGTCTGGCACCCGAGCCAGGAG CTGCTAGCCTCTGCCAGCTACGATGACACCGTGAAGCTCTACCGGGAGGAAGAGGATGACTGGGTGTGCTGCGCCACCCTGGAGGGCCACGAATCCACTGTGTGGAGCGTGGCCTTTGACCCTAGTGGCCAGCGGTTGGCATCATGCAGTGACGACCGCACCGTGCGCATCTGGCGCCAGTATCTACCAGGCAATGAGCAAG GACTGGTGTGCAGCAGCTCTGCCCCCACCTGGAAGTGTGTCTGCACTTTGTCTGGCTTCCACTCCAGGGCCATCTATGACATTGCTTG GTGCCAGCTGACGGGTGCCCTGGCTACAGCATGTGGGGACGATGCCATCCGAGTGTTTGAGGAGGATCCCAGCTCTGACCCGCAGCAGCCCACCTTCTCCCTGACGGCCCATTTGCGCCAGGCCCATTCCCAAGATGTCAACTGTGTGGCCTGGAACCCCAAGGAGCGGGGACTTCTGGCTTCCTGCAGTGACGATGGAGAGGTGGCCTTCTGGAAGTATCAGCAGCCCGAAgccctctga
- the TMEM127 gene encoding transmembrane protein 127, with protein MYAPGGAGLPGGRRRRSPGGSSLPKQPERSLASALPGALSITALCTALAEPAWLHIHGGTCSRQELGVSDVLGYVHPDLLKDFCMNPQTVLLLRVIAAFCFLGILCSLSAFLLDVFGPKHPALKITRRYAFAHILTVLQCATVIGFSYWASELILAQQQQHKKYHGSQVYVTFAVSFYLVAGAGGASILATAANLLRHYPTEEEEQALELLSEMEENEPYPAEYEVINQFQPPPAYTP; from the exons ATGTACGCCCCCGGAGGCGCAGGGCTGCCCGGCGGGCGCCGACGGAGGAGCCCAGGAGGCAGCTCTCTGCCCAAGCAGCCGGAGCGCAGCCTGGCCTCGGCCCTGCCCGGCGCCCTGTCCATCACCGCGCTGTGCACAGCCCTTGCCGAGCCCGCCTGGTTGCACATCCATGGAGGCACCTGTTCCCGCCAAGAACTGGGGGTCTCGGATGTTCTGGGCTACGTGCACCCGGACCTGCTGAAAG ATTTCTGCATGAACCCTCAGACAGTGCTCCTGCTGCGGGTCATCGCTGCCTTCTGTTTCCTGGGCATCCTGTGTAGTCTCTCCGCATTCCTTCTGGATGTCTTCGGGCCCAAGCATCCAGCCTTGAAGATTACCCGTCGCTATGCCTTCGCCCACATCCTCACCG TCCTGCAGTGTGCCACTGTCATCGGCTTTTCTTACTGGGCTTCCGAACtcatcctggcccagcagcagcaacataaGAAGTACCATGGCTCCCAGGTCTACGTCACCTTCGCCGTCAGCTTCTACCTGGTGGCGGGAGCTGGTGGTGCCTCAATCCTGGCCACGGCAGCCAACCTCCTGCGCCACTACCCtacagaggaagaggagcaggcgTTGGAGCTGCTCTCTGAGATGGAGGAGAATGAGCCGTACCCAGCAGAGTATGAGGTCATCAATCAGTTCCAGCCGCCCCCGGCCTACACTCCGTAA